From Pleuronectes platessa chromosome 17, fPlePla1.1, whole genome shotgun sequence, one genomic window encodes:
- the fzd3a gene encoding frizzled-3a has protein sequence MDLLWVLSASMLTVCVAIPMDGAAESHSLFTCEPITLRMCQGLSYNSTFMPNILNHYDQQTAALAMEPFHPMVNLQCSPELRMFLCALYAPVCTEYGRKTLPCRRICLQAKSDCYKLMDMFGVSWPEEMDCNRFPDCDAPYPRPVDLLSSSDTTESPIAVQRDYGFWCPRELKMDPELGYSFMGVRDCSPPCPNMYFTREELAFARYFIGVVSIVCLSATLFTFLTFLIDVSRFRYPERPIIFYAVCYMMVSLVFFLGFLLEDKVSCNAASPGRFRASTVTQGSHNKACTLLFMVLYFFTMAGSVWWVILTITWFLAAVPKWGSEAIEKKALLFHAGAWGIPGVLTVTLLAMNKIEGDSVSGVCFVGLYNLTALRWFILAPLGLDVVVGVALLLAGIAALNRVRMEIPLEKENQEKLVKFMIRIGVFSVLYLVPLLTLLACYLYESSYRAVWETTWVQERCREYHIPCPYQVESNSRPDLVLFLIKYLMMLIVGIPSVFWVGSKKTCFEWASFFHGKRRKEALTPSPTACSTHSSLLHYFTHHPTTFPLSLPTLLRLSLPTLPPSSSSTPSSIPCCSAMVNDSRQVLQEPDFAQLLLRDPNAHISRKSRGTSTQGTSTHASSTHLAMLDEPPSASTSRAGSVRSARSKMSSYHGSLHRNRDDRYTASSFRAIEDRLPYGSMPRLNDQSQPRHCSTNRLEGLSRHGSTQLLESQSRHSSVRDLSSATQAVLFNPGNGIHKVLEEDGSTA, from the exons ATGGATCTCCTGTGGGTGCTGTCAGCGTCCATGCTGACGGTGTGCGTCGCCATTCCCATGGACGGGGCGGCGGAGAGCCACAGTCTGTTCACCTGTGAGCCCATCACCCTGCGGATGTGTCAGGGGCTGTCCTACAACTCCACCTTCATGCCCAACATACTGAACCACTACGACCAGCAAACCGCCGCGCTCGCCATGGAG CCCTTCCATCCCATGGTGAACCTGCAGTGCTCTCCAGAGCTCCGGATGTTCCTGTGCGCGCTCTACGCTCCGGTGTGTACCGAGTACGGCCGGAAGACGCTGCCCTGTCGCCGCATCTGTCTGCAGGCCAAGAGCGACTGCTACAAACTGATGGACATGTTTGGTGTCAGCTGGCCGGAGGAGATGGACTGCAACAG GTTCCCAGACTGTGACGCGCCCTACCCCCGTCCCGTTGACCTCCTGTCCAGCTCGGACACAACCGAGTCCCCCATCGCCGTCCAGAGGGACTACGGCTTCTGGTGTCCCCGGGAACTCAAGATGGACCCCGAACTGGGCTACTCTTTCATGGGGGTGCGGGACTGCTCGCCCCCCTGTCCCAACATGTACTTCACCCGGGAGGAGCTGGCGTTCGCCCGCTACTTCATCGGGGTGGTGTCCAtcgtctgcctgtctgccactCTCTTCACCTTCTTGACTTTTCTCATCGACGTGTCACGATTCCGCTACCCGGAGCGCCCGATCATCTTTTACGCCGTGTGCTACATGATGGTGTCCCTGGTGTTCTTCCTGGGGTTTCTGTTGGAGGACAAGGTTTCCTGTAACGCTGCGAGTCCTGGGAGGTTCAGGGCTTCGACGGTGACTCAGGGCTCCCACAACAAG GCCTGCACTCTGCTCTTCATGGTGCTGTATTTCTTCACCATGGCCGGCAGCGTCTGGTGGGTCATCCTGACCATCACCTGGTTCCTGGCTGCTGTCCCCAAGTGGGGCAGTGAGGCCATCGAGAAGAAGGCTCTCCTCTTCCATGCCGGTGCGTGGGGCATCCCCGGCGTCCTCACGGTCACGCTGCTCGCCATGAACAAGATCGAGGGAGACAGCGTCAGCGGCGTCTGCTTCGTGGGACTCTACAACTTGACGGCACTGCGTTGGTTCATACTGGCCCCACTGGGACTGGACGTAGTG GTCGGTGTGGCGTTGCTCCTGGCCGGCATCGCAGCTCTAAACCGGGTCCGGATGGAGATCCcgctggagaaggagaaccaGGAGAAACTGGTGAAGTTCATGATACGTATCGGCGTGTTCTCCGTGCTCTACCTGGTCCCCCTGCTGACCCTGCTGGCCTGCTACCTGTACGAGAGCAGCTACAGAGCAGTGTGGGAGACCACCTGGGTGCAGGAGCGCTGCAGAGAGTATCACATCCCCTGCCCCTACCAG gtggagaGCAACAGTCGTCCTGACCtggtcctcttcctcatcaagTACCTGATGATGCTGATCGTAGGAATCCCCTCTGTGTTCTGGGTGGGCAGCAAGAAGACCTGCTTCGAGTGGGCCAGCTTCTTCCACGGCAAGAGACGCAAAGA AGCATTAACCCCCTCTCCCACCGCCTGCTCCACccattcctccctcctccactacTTCACCCACCACCCCACCaccttccccctctccctccccaccctcctccgtctctccctgCCCACActgcccccctcctcctcctccacgccCTCCTCCATCCCATGTTGCAGTGCGATGGTCAACGACAGCCGCCAGGTGCTGCAGGAGCCCGACTTCGcccagctgctgctcagggaCCCCAACGCGCACATCTCCAGGAAGTCGAGGGGCACGTCCACCCAGGGGACCTCCACCCACGCCTCCTCCACCCACCTGGCCATGCTGGACGAGCCGCCCAGCGCCAGCACCAGCCGGGCCGGCTCGGTCCGCAGCGCCCGCTCCAAGATGAGCAGCTACCACGGCAGCCTGCACCGCAACAGAGACGACAG ATACACAGCCTCCAGTTTCCGGGCCATAGAAGACCGACTGCCCTACGGTAGCATGCCTCGCCTCaacgaccaatcacagcccagGCACTGCAGCACCAATCGTCTGGAAGGCCTATCGCGACACGGCTCCACGCAGCTCCTGGAGAGCCAGTCGCGGCACAGCAGCGTCAGGGACCTGAGCAGCGCCACTCAGGCTGTTCTCTTCAACCCTGGAAACGGGATCCACAAAGTCCTGGAGGAGGACGGCTCCACGGCCTGA
- the fbxo16 gene encoding F-box only protein 16 yields the protein MPHAPRSPTSGAGMQTKLSAWTPLNHPVTNSKLFEERRTLLKKWVDRWSDTQRRAVLQDFVLSCSQEQLKFLSLSVSRQLPLQAADLTCQLPRALSLYIFSFLDPRSLCRCAKVSWHWKSIVELDQLWIPKCLRLGWCITFSLTPFEQGAWKRHYIQTVQELRLTRLQTAPSPQQFVIPDATVDHSRHEDLAETALLTEERPVPTVHPAGSSLRFGLSKDKQPTPLPPWRDSDRRPKDTQRFNYLDNLAPVLQAPRGQTDITAPTCRGNTSASVDGRRKSLSEATYKLRKAKSLMFLSSGGRPQHPPPPPPSPPPHHHQATIRETTRSLLSLAQWNAGVRPGPVRSAVPRLSVEALRASQRSHRSSPSVPLFEVPSWIWPASQAR from the exons ATGCCACATGCACCAAGGTCACCGACAAGCGGTGCCGGGATGCAGACCAAACTGAGCGCCTGGACTCCTCTGAACCACCCTGTGACCAACAGCAAG ttgTTTGAAGAGAGACGGACCCTGCTGAAAAAGTGG GTCGACAGGTGGTCTGACACTCAGAGGAGAGCCGTGCTGCAGGACTTTGTGCTGAGCTGTTCTCAGGAGCAGCTGAAGTTCCTGAGTCTCAGTGTGAGCAGGCAGCTCCCCCTGCAGGCCGCAGACCTCACCTGCCAGCTGCCCAGAGCCCTCAGCCTCTACATCTTCTCCTTCTTGGACCCCCGCAGCCTCTGTCGATGTGCAAAG GTGAGCTGGCACTGGAAGAGCATCGTGGAGCTGGACCAGCTGTGGATTCCCAAGTGTCTGAGGCTCGGCTGGTGCATCACTTTCTCCCTCACGCCCTTCGAGCAAGGTGCCTGGAAGAGACACTACATCCAGACTGTGCAGGAGCTGCGACTCACCCGGCTGCAG ACTGCCCCCTCCCCACAGCAGTTTGTGATTCCAGATGCAACAGTGGACCACAGCAGACATGAAGATCTGGCAGAGACGGCCCTCCTCACAGAGGAGCGTCCAGTCCCCACTGTCCACCCAGCTGGAAGCAGCCTGAGGTTCGGGTTGAGTAAAGACAAGCAGCcgactccacttcctccatgGAGAGATTCTGACAGACGTCCCAAAGACACACAGCGCTTTAACTACCTGGACAACCTGGCACCTGTTCTACAAGCCCCGAGAGG GCAAACGGACATCACAGCTCCCACCTGCCGAGGTAACACATCGGCGTCAGTCGACGGCAGAAGGAAATCGCTGTCTGAGGCCACTTACAAGCTCCGCAAAGCCAAATCTCTG ATGTTCCTCAGTTCTGGTGGACGACCccaacatcctcctcctcctcctccatctcctcctcctcatcatcatcaggccACAATCAGGGAGACCACCAGGAGCCTGCTGAGCCTGGCCCAGTGGAATGCTGGGGTCCGTCCGGGGCCGGTGAGGTCGGCGGTGCCCCGGCTGAGCGTGGAGGCTCTCCGGGCGTCCCAGCGCTCACATCGGAGCTCTCCCA GTGTACCACTGTTTGAAGTTCCTTCGTGGATTTGGCCTGCTTCACAAGCAAGATGA
- the fam49a gene encoding CYFIP-related Rac1 interactor A isoform X2, giving the protein MGNLLKVLTREIENYPHFFLDFENAQPTEGERDVWNQVNSVLQDSENILLGLQSYKGAGQEIRDAIQNPNDFRLQERAWNSVCPLVIKLKKFYSFSLRLEEGLQSLLESLTCSPFTPTQHLEREQALAKQFAEILHFTLRFDELKMRIPAIQNDFSYYRRTISRNRINNMNLDIESEVNNEMANRMSLFYAEATPMLKTLSNATTNFVTENKTLPLENTTDCLSTMASICKVMLETPEYSSRFSSDETLLFCMRVMVGVIILYDHVHPNGAFNKSSKIDMKGCIKVLKDQPADNVEGLLNALKFTTKHLNDESTPKNIRTMLQ; this is encoded by the exons ATGCACAGccgacagaaggagagagagacgtgtgGAACCAGGTGAACTCAGTCCTCCAGGACTCAGAGAACATCCTGTTGGGTCTGCAGTCGTATAAAGGAGCCGGCCAGGAGATCAGAGAT GCAATTCAAAACCCTAACGACTTCAGGCTGCAGGAGCGAGCGTGGAACTCTGTCTGCCCGCTGGTCATCAAACTCAAGAAGTTCTACAGTTTCTCTCTTAGATTAG AGGAGGGTCTGCAGAGTCTTTTGGAGTCGCTGACGTGTTCGCCCTTCACGCCCACTCAGCATCTGGAGAGGGAGCAGGCCTTGGCCAAACAGTTTGCGGAGATCCTCCATTTCACTCTGCGCTTCGATGAGCTCAAG ATGAGAATTCCTGCCATCCAGAACGACTTCAGCTACTACAGAAGAACAATCAGTCgaaacagaataaacaacatGAAT TTGGACATTGAGAGTGAAGTGAACAACGAGATGGCCAACAGGATGTCTCTGTTTTACGCTGAGGCCACGCCCATGCTGAAAACACTCAGCAACGCAACCACAAACTTTGTGACAGAG AACAAGACTCTTCCACTGGAGAATACGACGGACTGTCTCAGCACCATGGCCAGCATCTGTAAAGTCATGCTGGAGACACC AGAATATTCGAGTCGTTTTAGCAGCGACGAAACGCTCTTGTTTTGCATGAGGGTCATGGTCGGGGTCATCATTCTTTATGACCACGTCCACCCCAACGGTGCCTTCAACAAGTCCTCCAAGATAGac ATGAAAGGCTGCATAAAGGTCCTGAAGGACCAGCCAGCAGACAACGTAGAAGGCCTCCTGAACGCCCTCAA ATTCACCACAAAACACCTGAATGACGAGTCCACGCCGAAGAACATCCGGACGATGCTCCAGTAA
- the fam49a gene encoding CYFIP-related Rac1 interactor A isoform X1: MGNLLNVLTCTELEQGPNFFLDFENAQPTEGERDVWNQVNSVLQDSENILLGLQSYKGAGQEIRDAIQNPNDFRLQERAWNSVCPLVIKLKKFYSFSLRLEEGLQSLLESLTCSPFTPTQHLEREQALAKQFAEILHFTLRFDELKMRIPAIQNDFSYYRRTISRNRINNMNLDIESEVNNEMANRMSLFYAEATPMLKTLSNATTNFVTENKTLPLENTTDCLSTMASICKVMLETPEYSSRFSSDETLLFCMRVMVGVIILYDHVHPNGAFNKSSKIDMKGCIKVLKDQPADNVEGLLNALKFTTKHLNDESTPKNIRTMLQ, from the exons ATGCACAGccgacagaaggagagagagacgtgtgGAACCAGGTGAACTCAGTCCTCCAGGACTCAGAGAACATCCTGTTGGGTCTGCAGTCGTATAAAGGAGCCGGCCAGGAGATCAGAGAT GCAATTCAAAACCCTAACGACTTCAGGCTGCAGGAGCGAGCGTGGAACTCTGTCTGCCCGCTGGTCATCAAACTCAAGAAGTTCTACAGTTTCTCTCTTAGATTAG AGGAGGGTCTGCAGAGTCTTTTGGAGTCGCTGACGTGTTCGCCCTTCACGCCCACTCAGCATCTGGAGAGGGAGCAGGCCTTGGCCAAACAGTTTGCGGAGATCCTCCATTTCACTCTGCGCTTCGATGAGCTCAAG ATGAGAATTCCTGCCATCCAGAACGACTTCAGCTACTACAGAAGAACAATCAGTCgaaacagaataaacaacatGAAT TTGGACATTGAGAGTGAAGTGAACAACGAGATGGCCAACAGGATGTCTCTGTTTTACGCTGAGGCCACGCCCATGCTGAAAACACTCAGCAACGCAACCACAAACTTTGTGACAGAG AACAAGACTCTTCCACTGGAGAATACGACGGACTGTCTCAGCACCATGGCCAGCATCTGTAAAGTCATGCTGGAGACACC AGAATATTCGAGTCGTTTTAGCAGCGACGAAACGCTCTTGTTTTGCATGAGGGTCATGGTCGGGGTCATCATTCTTTATGACCACGTCCACCCCAACGGTGCCTTCAACAAGTCCTCCAAGATAGac ATGAAAGGCTGCATAAAGGTCCTGAAGGACCAGCCAGCAGACAACGTAGAAGGCCTCCTGAACGCCCTCAA ATTCACCACAAAACACCTGAATGACGAGTCCACGCCGAAGAACATCCGGACGATGCTCCAGTAA